A window of the Falco rusticolus isolate bFalRus1 chromosome 1, bFalRus1.pri, whole genome shotgun sequence genome harbors these coding sequences:
- the NAT9 gene encoding N-acetyltransferase 9 isoform X2 → MKINQNTVLQGKRVTLVPYTSAHVPRYHEWMQSEELQRLTASEPLSLEQEYEMQCSWRDDADKCTFIVLDTERWSGQACADEDCMVGDVNLFLTNPEDLTLAEIEIMIAEPSYRGRGFGKEATLMMMSYGVRNLGITKFEAKIGQENETSICMFKKLHFKEVAVNSVFQEVALRLDVSDQERRWLLEQTNHVQEKNYVELTLPAGVLES, encoded by the exons ATGAAGATTAACCAGAACACTGTGCTGCAAGGAAAGAGGGTGACCCTGGTGCCATACACTTCTGCACATGTGCCCCG GTACCATGAGTGGATGCAGTCAGAGGAGCTGCAGCGCCTGACCGCCTCTGAACCactcagcctggagcaggagTATGAGATGCAGTGCAGCTGGCGGGATGACGCAGACA agTGCACCTTCATTGTGCTGGACACGGAGCGGTGGTCTGGACAGGCATGTGCGGATGAGGACTGCATGGTGGGGGACGTGAATCTCTTCCTCACCAACCCTGAGGATCTGACTTTGGCCGAGATTGAAATTATGATTGCAG AGCCCAGCTACCGAGGCAGAGGGTTTGGCAAGGAGGCAACTCTGATGATGATGTCCTATG gaGTGAGAAACCTGGGGATCACCAAATTTGAGGCTAAGATTGGTCAGGAAAATGAAACCAGTATCTGCATGTTcaaaaagcttcattttaagGAG GTTGCTGTGAACAGCGTTTTCCAAGAGGTGGCACTGAGGCTGGATGTCAGTGACCAGGAGAGACGATGGCTCCTGGAACAGACAAACCACGTGCAGGAGAAGAACTATGTTGAACTGACGCTGCCAGCTGGGGTGCTGGAGAGCTGA
- the NAT9 gene encoding N-acetyltransferase 9 isoform X1, translated as MRGRATRQWEQPPLAPKGLQGVLSHPSASLEARRVVLGLSAEAMKINQNTVLQGKRVTLVPYTSAHVPRYHEWMQSEELQRLTASEPLSLEQEYEMQCSWRDDADKCTFIVLDTERWSGQACADEDCMVGDVNLFLTNPEDLTLAEIEIMIAEPSYRGRGFGKEATLMMMSYGVRNLGITKFEAKIGQENETSICMFKKLHFKEVAVNSVFQEVALRLDVSDQERRWLLEQTNHVQEKNYVELTLPAGVLES; from the exons ATGCGCGGAAGAGCGACGCGGCAG TGGGAGCAGCCACCACTGGCTCCCAAAGGGCTCCAGGGAGTTCTGTCCCATCCCTCAGCCTCGCTGGAGGCACGGCGTGTGGTGCTGGGTCTCAGCGCAGAGGCCATGAAGATTAACCAGAACACTGTGCTGCAAGGAAAGAGGGTGACCCTGGTGCCATACACTTCTGCACATGTGCCCCG GTACCATGAGTGGATGCAGTCAGAGGAGCTGCAGCGCCTGACCGCCTCTGAACCactcagcctggagcaggagTATGAGATGCAGTGCAGCTGGCGGGATGACGCAGACA agTGCACCTTCATTGTGCTGGACACGGAGCGGTGGTCTGGACAGGCATGTGCGGATGAGGACTGCATGGTGGGGGACGTGAATCTCTTCCTCACCAACCCTGAGGATCTGACTTTGGCCGAGATTGAAATTATGATTGCAG AGCCCAGCTACCGAGGCAGAGGGTTTGGCAAGGAGGCAACTCTGATGATGATGTCCTATG gaGTGAGAAACCTGGGGATCACCAAATTTGAGGCTAAGATTGGTCAGGAAAATGAAACCAGTATCTGCATGTTcaaaaagcttcattttaagGAG GTTGCTGTGAACAGCGTTTTCCAAGAGGTGGCACTGAGGCTGGATGTCAGTGACCAGGAGAGACGATGGCTCCTGGAACAGACAAACCACGTGCAGGAGAAGAACTATGTTGAACTGACGCTGCCAGCTGGGGTGCTGGAGAGCTGA